Below is a genomic region from Henckelia pumila isolate YLH828 chromosome 3, ASM3356847v2, whole genome shotgun sequence.
aaccttaaaggcttttatacttgtcgtatcccttactgggagtgtaggatgtcgtcttaacatcctcccaggatttataacaagtttttaaaaaactaattttttttttcatttctgataataacatgatattatatattaatatatacacaataaaaatatataaacagtaaaataaaaattcttacttgttgaatatttttgacttcttcttgtattttggagcgtcgaaaattatagagaaccttcgagcgatcgtgctgataacgtgttgtgaaaaagtaaaaatttacggtaaaaagtaaatactccaaaactcaaaatatatcaaactctacactttataatatttttctctcaactcaattatgtttttcatcacaaatgaagacctatttatagatccacatttgagattagtccaaaaattaaaacgtCATCATGTACATCATCACACGCTAATTTtccatattttacaactcaatattcaacattcaacattcgactttaaataataataataacatattttcAACAAATTGAATTTTGTTGAAATAATCAATTATAGTTAGATTTATTCCTTTAGGCATCGTTTGGTTTGAGGTAtggtataagtaatatatagataagtagtaaaatgtaataaaaaataaataagaaatgatagttaaaatagtattggatttgattgattgattatagtttatttaatttgattgattaaattttatataaaaatgttacaTGACTATgttgtccttttaacaataaataaaataaaaattatattatttataagagataatatagtaatttaaattgaatgatttgattgatgtgagataaataatttataatgatttgattgatataaaataaatagttaatatatgaataaataatatgatgagaagaacgtgggATGAGATAAGATAAGTTAcacataattaataatatgGTGAAGAGAACGGTGCCTTATACTACGTAAAATATAAGGTGAACtaggtttcaaaacataaattaaACGTATATATTATTTACATTTGCGTGTTAATTTGATACGATTGCATGTATATTCATTTGTGGGATTCTTCATCCTTGTCAGCACCATCGGTTAGAGCCTTCTTCAATGCCCAActgttgattaaaaaaaatattttatcggtTACTTTATTGTGTGCCAATTGTCTTGAAAAATTGTTGTTTGCTTTTGGCTCTAACTTTTCCTCTTTGCCAATCAAGCATGTTATGTTACACAATCACAGGTGCATGCACAAATTACATTCCATCACATTTTCTTTCTTTCGATTTTCGTGCAACCATAATCATCATTtatggtttgatttttatgacgcctgtaaataaataaataaataattcggatcttaaaactcaaaaatcaatttattattatttcaatttatttgtgATCCCTTGTTAAATCGACATGTGATATTTTTAAgtcaattttaaaatatttaataacaaTATATTATCTATCTACATTAATGCAGTGTCACACATAAtggaatataataataaaaataattatgtcTAGCAAAAGAAGGATCATTTTATGACGTAGTTGTCTAACTCTTGAATATTTTAATCCGCAGTGGCCCTCATCAATTTAATCATTACTTTACGTGACAGAGAAGGTGGATTAAAAAATTGTTAAATCTATAGCGTATTAATGAATGAATTAATGTATGAGCTTGTGAAACTTCAAAACTCaaggaaatttaaaaaataaaataaataataaaactttaaaaatcaAGGATAAGATAGATGTTGCTGTTAGCACATTAGCATCAAAAGATACAgcctaaattaaatatcaaacaAATTTGGCATTGCCTTTGAAATTCATTAACAGTTGCAATCCCTCTATGCCTAAATATCAAAATAacacacaaaataaattttttttttccttacaGCCACTGCCAACATGCGCCTTTGAGCTGGGTTTTTTTAGCAAACGCCGATCGAGAGTTTTTAATCATCATATAATAATGATAATTACAAGTGCGTAATAGGTATAGACAGTGAAACAagatatttattgattattaaaattACAACATTTTCTATACTAAGCACAATTCAAAGACCAATACTTGCGGGTATTCTTCGTAGTCAAAATGAACTGCTCTTGTTCGCCATTCCTCGTATGatgcccccccccccctctgAAATCAAAAATAGCTACAGAAAACGGGGTAGATGCCTCCTTTTGGATCTCTCTATAGATTTCATGAATTTTCACTCAATATCTCTACGACATTCACGACTATAAAATGTTATCTATTCCGAGCTGAAACTCTGAAATGATTATCATCATCCTCATCATCGCTTGAACGGCCTCGATTTTCAGCAGGACGTTTCAGTCTCTGAAAAATCTCATCAAGGGATTCAGACGACGAAGCACGTGACAGGAGTTGGGTTTCTTGAACTTGACGTAATGGTATAAGCTTTTTTGCTTCCATATTGGCTTTAAAAGTTTGGAAACCTTGTTTCATAGATGCCCATTTTGAAGCTAAACCGGATGGAATGCCAGAGGCGTTGGAAGGATGAGAGCTTTTATCGTTAAGCAATGACACTTTAGCAGATGCAATTGTCTCGACTGGGGTAGTATTATCGGACGTGGATTTGCTTTGTTCTCTTATTGCAGCATATTTGCTGCTAATGACTTCTTTGCTTCCCGAATACCTCCGCGTGTCATCTTTTAAAGGCTTCGATGAACTTCCCTTGGTATCCCCTTCGCTGAATTCGGATGTCATCTTCGTTTTGAGGGAGTTATCCTACGTGATATATCTTATCATCATTAAGAATTAAAGAGTACAAACCGGGGTGTGTGACACAACACCACCAATTCTTCAAGATGAGACTAACAACAACTTGACAAGAAATGTTATAGGGAATCTATATGTACGATGACCAACAAAGTTTGTAAGTCGTATATAGTATTTTGGGGTAAGGTGCTATGATAATTCCGAGCACGTTTATAGTTAACCAAAAGGAAATCTGCAAGAGGGAAATATCACATACAATTTTATTGATGCCAGACTCTAGATCTGTGCTTGCACCATTGAAATTTCGAGCAAGTGGAATAACATGTTCCCCGACTTTCCGCCCTTGTTCCAGCCAGGTCCTTTCTGTCAATTTACATAACTAGTTATGATGAGATACCACTCTTCACCTAACATCACCATGAACACAACAAAAAATACTATCTCCATGCCCGACATAAAagctttattttcttatttaaatGGCAATTTCATAAATACCCTAGCTAAGATTATGGAGACGTGGGATCAATAACAGACCACCGTCACTTAAAAGAGCGAAGCGATAAATATGTTGTAAGCAATTTATATTTCAACTTTCATTTACATTTGTGTGCGTTCACATTGGATCACTAAAAACAGGAGAAAGGGAGCAGTGAGAGCAGTACTTTATATGATTGGAACTTTGTGTAAAATGAATTTGCAACGGAACAACTAAGAGAACTCATTTACCTCTCTGTAATATAAGCAACCCAGAAGGATCAAAACCATCCATATCATCTGCTTCCGTGTGAAGTTTAAAAATCTTCCAGTTACAAAAGAAACTAATGATCCTGTCGAAAAAGTTGCTTGCCACAAGGATTGTATAGATAACCATGATAAGgggataaattttgttaaatccTTCCCCAAAAAAGGGCATTTCTTCATCGATCTTCCCCATATGCTGCAACCATATTTCATCTCAAATcacataaaactaaaatttctcTTTTAACCAGCATTATTGTGTACCACACCATATTTCCATGTAAGGCAAAGCATGTGTTGAATGTTATATAGACgagaaacaaaaatcaattcCAATATTTTGGGCCATTTCCTACTTCATTACCTACAATATCCATTGTCCTGGTGCCACGTGTTCAacagaaattttaaattaaataaaaccaGAATCAAAATTAACTGGACAAATAGCAACAGCCAACAAGAGAGTGGGCATAGCAACCGTTGGAATAGGAAATGGTGCAGAAGATCCCACACAATCACATATCACAAAAGCAAACGTGCTGAACGGCTAGAATTTTAGATTGCATAGGAAGatagttattttgagattaatatgcaaaaattaaaaaaaaagctgTCAACAGAAAATATGTATGAAGCAATAAAACAAGAATAAATGAACAATGAAACTGAACCTAGTAGCAAAATTAGTTAGCATAGCATTAATGAATTATCAATACTATACAAAGCTCACCTTTTCAAATATAGTCTTCTCTGATTTGTCAAAATTAATGAGATTAAGAAAATTATATGAAATTGGGGGCGCATAACGAGCAACCATCCTGGCAGTCAAAAGGAAGAACTTGTTAGCTGATAGAGAATATTTACAGCTATCCAAATTATGACACtgaaacaacaataaaaacctTACGAGCATATCATAAGCAAGCTGACCGAGCTTGTTTGTTTTGGTGTCAGCGAATAAAACATTAGCATTCCGACTTTGAACAATGAATAGTACGTGCAAACACACATATACATTAGAGGGACAAAGGCACAGACCTGTTATGATAACAGAAGAAGacattaaacataaaaatcaatgTAACACATAAAAAACTCTCCAAAAATCTGAGCGCCTGATGTTTAGTGCAAGTCAACAGAAAAGGAAAAAACTGAAACTGTACAGGCAATGAGAAAATGAAAATAACGCAACACAAAACATATCTAGCAAGCAAAAAGACAAATAAAATGAAGCAGCAACAGTTACTTCACACAAAAGTGCTAACAAAGAATAAAGGGTCATAAGGTACAATCTAGATGggtgaaaataaaacaaatgcttACATAATGAAAACACTTGTTACGGAGCATAGCAGAAGTTAAAGACTAAGACCTACAAAGGTGAATCATACTCCGAAAGGAAAATCAGATAGCTATAGTCATCAAAAAGCTCGTCTTAAGGAACAATCTCTGATGAAGTCTTATTTCATCAATTTTTCCCACTGGCTAATTCTTGCAAAATCCTTGTTTATTACTGCTCTACGGACTGCTATGCAAAATCCTTGTTTATTACTGCTCTACGAACTGCTATGCAAGAAACGGTGTTCCACATGTAGTCCCACATCACATACACCATGTATGTGGCTCTTTACAAGTATTTTTTTCACATCTTTCTTTTTCCACTTTGAGCTGAGCCAGCATCATTCATTCCATAGAAAGATTCAAATTGATCATCAAATGAACTGTCTAATGCTAGCGCACAATATAGATATAGAAAGGGTAAAtgcagaaaataaaattaaaaatatttttcaaagcaTAAAATTTCAGGCACTGTCAAAATAGTATCCAAATGTTCTTATTCTGTATTCAGCAGAGACCAAGAAAACTTTGCAAAATGAACAGTCTCCAATTTTCAACGAAAAAAGATAAGAGACACTCTTTACTGAGATCACAACTCAATTGTCAATATAACTTTGTTAAAGTTGTCATGACCCATACCTGCACCAAAACCTCTTCATTTCCTACGGATTTTATGAGGACCGaaaataaagataaatcaaCTCCACTAGTCAACATAGTGGCCTCAGCAAGGAGTATAGCAACTGACATGCAACCAAGAATAATAGCGAAGATCTTTTTCAGATGTTTCCGCAAGATACACCGCCATACAAACTCTGATGAGAAAGACAAAGACAATCATCAACTATGAGGAGCCTATGATTAGACAGGAGCATTCAATGTTCTTTAAATATATTTGATATGGTTCTGAACaacaaaattaacaaaaaattccAAGAAAGGGAATTATATGTTTATACGTCTACCAATTATATTAAAGCAGAAGTTTCAATAAAGTACAGATTAATGTGTTCCCTCATATTCAGATTAAATTTTAATAGTCAGCGTCAGGTCGAAACTTGCACACTATGAACCATAGATTTTGTTTTTGTCCAAATGGATGAAGCATTTTAAAATTATCAGTATTCTTATTCAAATACACGTGGCACATCAGAGCAATGTATACCTGTCATATCGAAGAAAGAGCCTAATTTACCACTTCTTTCAGGTCTAAAGCTCGACACAAATTTCCTGTATCATAAATAAGAGTTCAGATTTTCCTCTTAAGTCACCAATAGTGCCTTAAATGCAATTATCTGGCCAATATCATAGACTGAACATGAGCTTTAAATACAATCAAGTCAGATATAATCACGGGTAAGCCTGAAATACAATTAAATTATGTAAATTATCAGATCAAGCACTCCATCTTTATGACACTTAGTTACTGTTTTCTACCTTTCACGAACTATTATAAAATTAGATAGTTTAGAACGAACTCTTCTTTGAAACATCACTAACAAACTTGGAAATCTCAAATTTCAGgtataaataaaggaaaattcACATATGCTGTTTTGTAATTCAAATGCAAATTGTGATTGATGAGTTAAATTCTGGTAGATCCAAGAGTAGGAAGGTAAGGTGCAAACCATCCAAGAATGCTGCGCCGTTCATAATTCTTAATTGTATCTTCTAACTCAAGCGCCTCCATGACATACGTCAGGTACTCACTACAAAAAAAGTACAAAAACCCTAGATAAGTTGGCAAGTTACCAGTTAAATGCTGAAGCCTCAAATATATTCCAAATTACAATCATGAAAGAGCCACCATATGCTATCACAGTGACCCATGAGGTATTTATGCGGGGGGAGGAAAGCCAAGTAAAAAGCTAAGGTATATAGACAAGATCAACAAAATGAATGGGACTATGAACCAGTAAAAAACCGAGACAAAGGTTTTGAAATATCAACACTACAAGAAATGGTATGAAGTTATCATAATGGCAATTAAAAGGGATTGGAGCGTACGAAGACAGACAGATGATATGAAACAAGCAGAAAAACATAGAATTATAGGATGCCAAAAATTCACTCAAGCCCCTAAAAAGATTTTTTCACACAATAAATATACCTTTTACATCGATAATACTCCTCTCGAGCTCCCCGCAGGTGACGCCTTAGAGTCGCCATTGATTTCTCATCGGTGTCATAATCCATATCATTTTCTCCCAGACGACCACCTTGTGGCTTAAAGGAAGGATCTTCTTTGAACTGGGatatagattaaaaaaaattgaaacttCATGCAATATATAAATTCTAATCAACTTCATACAATATACGAATTATAATCATGTGGAATAACTACACTGCAAGAAACAAAGTACCATTTTCACTAACATGTCGTCAATGACATCCATATGAGGTCTCAATGGATCACGCTTAGACATTTGCTTTGATGTTGCCTGAGCGACCTACGAAAATCCAATCGAGAAAAAGGAAACTAAGAAAGATTTAAAAGGTAATAGAATTAgccaaaaaaatagaaaatgagCTAAATGCATAGGGAAATGtcttaaattttctttataCATACTCAAAACGGAGAATATTTTCTAAGACAAAGAGATCAATATCATAATTGTGAGTTAACTGACCAAGTACTCTTTAATATGGAAGATAACAGCCACGCGAGGGCGACGGTACAAAATCTCAGCTACACTTTATTTGACCAAACTGATCACGAGACAAATATTTGGGTAAACATATCATGCTCCTTAATTTGAGAAAATCATGAACTGTCTGCATCAAACATAAGCATTCTAGCTAATGAAATTCTGAATTACTTTGCTCGCAACAAAAATCACCCTTAGGCCTTAGCTTCCTCGAAACAGTTTTTTAACTTCCAACACGACAAAAATCTAAAACCCTTCGTATGACATATTATCATGGGCCATGCATGAGAATACTAAAAAGAAGGCTACTAAGCCACCAGTAAAAGTGATTCATGGTTGTGGGAGGCTAAACTGGCTAACATTAAATAGATATTATTCCATGGAACATGTCCTATGGGTTATGATTCATAAACATTAATCATCCTTCGGTTAGTTGTCTATGATTCATAAACATTAATCATCCTTCGGTTAGTTGTCTATGATTCATAAGAATTAACCAACCTTGCAACTTTtatcttttcctttctcttccTTAATTTAAGGTACAAGCTTGTTCATGCATATAATTGGACGAAGACTAATAGGTTTTTCACAATCTATGCATTACAAGTTTCTATTATTATTGGGTCAAGGTCTTCCACTGCTATGTTCATACTTATGTTCCAAATAAAAGAAACATACTAGACACTTAAGCTAGATGCTTCACCATTAACAATAGCCTCGAACTAATAATGCAGAACGGCaaataatgcataaaaaaagtaaaaatccAATTAAGTTGTTCCAGCACAACTTCATCTTAGCAAACAGGTAAGtgagtttattgattattaactGAATAAAAGAAATCTGGTTTGAAGGTTGAGGAAGACTTGGAAATTTCACACAATACTTGTGCACAGATTCCCAGTACTTCAATTATGTTCAGGACAGAGCCCAAGAAACATGGTCTTTTTACCAACAGACGTATATCAACTTGGAAGCATGTGTTTAATGAAGTACTAACCACAATGGCATTTGACAAATCTTGGTGAGCATCATCAAGTTTCAAAGCCATTTTAGATATCTTGTGTGAGAGAATCTTTTGACGAATGGTCCAGTCAGCATTTCTCCAAATACTTTTTGGAATCTCACTCAAACCAAATCCCAGAAGGAATGCACCAGTCACAAGTCCAAATGTATTCGAGCATCCCATTGCAAAACCCAATATACCTTGTTTTGGTTTATGCCTGTCAAAGATGCAAGCAATAAAGAATAGATACTTGCAAATCAAGTTTGAGGAAATCAGTGAATCCACTTCATTGTCATAATAAGTAAACTGTCATCAAGCAATACCAAAAGGTTCTCGAGGAATAGTAGTTGGTCAGAGTTGCATGAACTACATAACCCGTTAGTTTGTCTATGTTTTATGGGTGATCATCAACAAAAGTCTAGAGCAAACATGTTTAAATCTAGAACAAATATGTTTAATATCTCTCGGAATCTGCTCTCTGTTCATTTAACAAATGTTTGGACAAAAAGAATTCATTATCTGTcatgtcataaacatattaCAAAATATAGTGAAACCGGACTCTCCAATTAACGTCATCATCAACCGCGCAATTTCATCCGAGTAAACAAGAAAGTATTCTGGCTCAGCAATAACTACTATTAGAAGAAAGAAACATGCAGGCTTTGCCGGCTGTAGTAAATTCATGCCAATTACAAACTTATATGAAACACTAATTCAGCAGCACAACGGAACACTCGAGACAGAAACTACTAAACCCTTCACAAATTACATATGTTCCAGGAAGAAAGTGTTATCTTCCATCAGGCATCAATAGATCCAAAACATGCCAAGAATACCGAGATTTATTCGTAACAGAAGAAGCAGACAAGcaatgaaaaaaaaactattttatgAGAAGAAGGAACAAACCATTTTGCGTCCATGGTAAAGAGGAGAATAAGTCCCAAAAAACCAAAGGACCCCACAATTAAATAGAAAACTAAATTTACACGTATGCTAGTCTTCAATCTTTCCATCACTGTAAAGTCTCCAGCATCTTCATAACCCTGTATGAGGGGCACAGCAAGCCTGCTCAGAAAGGTgaaaacataataaataaataaataaataaataaataaataaatatatcaagCATATGATGATTCCATCAATAAATATAATGAGCATCTGCAAgtatttaaagataataaaaaccACTAGAATGTCATATTAATGTTCACTAGCAATCACCAACAAAACAGAGTCAATGCACACTGAGTAGTAGTGAGCATTCCTCCACTCTCCCTCCCTATCACCcgtcatttttcttttttccttccAATATGTCTCAAGGAATCGAAGTTCATGACAGTGCGTCAAGTATTCCAAGAAgttaaaaaaactaataaaataGTATAGTTGCACACCAAGGGCTTGAATATCAGATTCCTTTaacaaaaacaatttaaatagcACAGTTGCACACCAAGAGTTTGGATATTAGATTCCATTAACAAAAACAATTTAAAGTAAGATGCCAGATGCCACAAGATGAAGCAGCAACTGGGAATTCTTAAATCCATTTACAATGGAAAAAACTATGGACCAAAAAGTCTGGAAACATTTTTATCTCTGAAGACCATAATTACTATTTACTTATTAACAGAAATGCGGACTCTCAGATCAAACCAAATAAGACAAACACACGATAATATCATAAACTCTCGAGACCATCAAGGTATAAAAAGGATGAAAGAAAATGATAGAGAGAATGGGGTTCTGACCATAAGCCCTTGATGCTAACTAATTATTAATGAGCAAAAAACCTAAAATACAGCATACCATGTGAGCAAAAATGTACTCCAGTATGACCAACTCCAAAAGAAAGAGATGCCGTCATTTTGATGACCAATTATTGTCTGCATGGCGAGAAAGACATTAAGTTTATTCAAACTCACAGATCTATATTGCCAAAAAAATTCCAGCAGACTATAAATCGGAGGAACCATCAATTTTTAGGTATTATTTAGTAGAAAAGACTGCAAAATATGCATGAGAAAAAATATGCGATGAGGAAAAATGGGGCACATATATATCAAAGCTTTGTCCTAGGGCTAGAAGCATTGGAGAACTTATATGGGGACTGAGTTCACCCCTCACTTGActctaaataaattaatttaaagtgACACTGAGAGAGACCAGTCCCAGATTTTTTTATAGCCTCACCAAACCAGGCCCCGACTAAAAATAAGCATTTAGAGTTAATATTTTGGCTATGCTAACAAATTGAAATACTATGCAGGCCAACCAACTTCCAAGGTAATCTTATTCTTAAATTTGGTTCAACATAACTAATTAAACTGCAGCAGAAATACAGTGTTTCTTGCAAAGATTATGAATTCTCTAAAGCTTTTTCAATATTTCTTGCATAGAAAATTATCCCTTGGTAGTTGGTAATTTCCAAATGCAGATCAAGAGTCCAAATGAACATAGTATTTCTTCTAAGTCATGCTTAAGAGCTTGATACTCTAAATTCAATAGTATGGGAAAATGGAAAACGATAAAAGAAGAATTATCAACAATCTACTCACTGCAAAAACTTTTCACATGATTGATAATTCTGTAGCACCCATATTCAAAGCTAATTGTCAGACGAAACTGTTGCTCCTAAGTCGTATTCCAAAAGGCAAACCCTCAAATGAATCAATGACTATAGATCAACAAACTAATATTAAAAGAAGAAAAGACAGAGAGGAGAGCAGGGATGACTTCAAAAAACGATCAAACGAATTCCTAGGCAGTGAAGTTAGCTGATCACAAATCAGATCATCCGtatcaaaaccaaaacatgaaaAACATGCAAATCCAAATAGCTGAAATCCAAACAATTCAGCtacaaaacattgaaagtaAATTGCAAATTACCGTCCAAATGTCGGCAGGTACGAGGATAATGATCGAAATCGAGCAAAACCAGGTGTAACCCACAGTGAGATACACATATCGCCGCACCTCTGGACCGGCGaagtattttaaagtcaaaatgaCCATTCCTAGGGTTAGTGGCAGCGAGATCATATAGAACACCCACATTTTGTGATGccaattttccaaaaatattaaaactgCGAATGAATGGAGAGGGAATCGATCGGAGAATTGGAAATGATGAGTGTCGTTGAAGAAAGGGAAAGGGAAACTTTTGCTCCGACTCGGTACGCTCAGCTAGCGGTGTCGGGGGGAACGAAACGCACGCTTCTTAGGATTTGTTTATCTAAATAATTTTTGTTTGaccttctcaattttttttgcaaatttttttaaaaaaacggtcataaatcaaaaaatttggttGACCAAAGTCATTTTTCAAACTCTCCCCTACTCATATAGTTGACGATATATAGTTGGTCTCTTTTAAataaatgttattattattatattatattattattattattattattgactCTATACAAATTACCCATATATCATTTTACgattatataataaatactttttttgtgataaaataacttatttttttcctttcttttttatAACTTCGAACAAATGTGATAATGACGTCGAATTCAATTTTCACTCTGGTagagtaaaataaataaaaataacggATGGCCCAtaatgcaaatttttttttttttttatttccataAAAATGAAACATCTCATGTTAAAAATGATATATGGTATCTAAAATAACCTAAGGGAACCAAGCAACCAAAGTGGCAAGAAAACAAGATTGAAGGAACCAGAACTCGGTGCACCATGATATAAGTTCTTTCATATCTATAGCGAACATAGACTTATATTCATGGCATCCCTCCGTGGTTTTGGCAGTTTTTGATGATTTAAACGAATGAGTATCATTAGACAAACGTGTCATATCATCGGAAAATGATTCGGTCATTATAAATACTACATCAATTCATTCCTACACATTCAAATACAATCAATTGAGAAAATCTGAGTGTGAGAAGATTATGCACACTGGTTCCTAGCCAATTTCAGCAAAACAAATATTTTCCATCAAAATATTTGTGTTTGAATATTGTTATACTGCAGAGTGCAAACACAATATACAAACGTTCGAATACCAAGCTGAAAGACATTCAAGGTATTCGGGGTTGATTTTAAGTGTGCGGTCTGGAAACAAAATTCATAGAAATCCATTGTATCTTGGGAAAACATATGCTTAGTCCAAGTGCATCACCGTGGTGGGAGTAAATAGTTTCTTAAGAAAAGTGAGTGTACGCGCCTTGGATTCGCACTTATGATTTTGTAGCAAGAGATTCGTGCAGTTCTTTGATAGCAACACTATACAAGGAAGATTCACTGACACT
It encodes:
- the LOC140887728 gene encoding uncharacterized protein, with protein sequence MWVFYMISLPLTLGMVILTLKYFAGPEVRRYVYLTVGYTWFCSISIIILVPADIWTTIIGHQNDGISFFWSWSYWSTFLLTWLAVPLIQGYEDAGDFTVMERLKTSIRVNLVFYLIVGSFGFLGLILLFTMDAKWHKPKQGILGFAMGCSNTFGLVTGAFLLGFGLSEIPKSIWRNADWTIRQKILSHKISKMALKLDDAHQDLSNAIVVAQATSKQMSKRDPLRPHMDVIDDMLVKMFKEDPSFKPQGGRLGENDMDYDTDEKSMATLRRHLRGAREEYYRCKSEYLTYVMEALELEDTIKNYERRSILGWKFVSSFRPERSGKLGSFFDMTEFVWRCILRKHLKKIFAIILGCMSVAILLAEATMLTSGVDLSLFSVLIKSVGNEEVLVQVCAFVPLMYMCVCTYYSLFKVGMLMFYSLTPKQTSSVSLLMICSMVARYAPPISYNFLNLINFDKSEKTIFEKHMGKIDEEMPFFGEGFNKIYPLIMVIYTILVASNFFDRIISFFCNWKIFKLHTEADDMDGFDPSGLLILQRERTWLEQGRKVGEHVIPLARNFNGASTDLESGINKIDNSLKTKMTSEFSEGDTKGSSSKPLKDDTRRYSGSKEVISSKYAAIREQSKSTSDNTTPVETIASAKVSLLNDKSSHPSNASGIPSGLASKWASMKQGFQTFKANMEAKKLIPLRQVQETQLLSRASSSESLDEIFQRLKRPAENRGRSSDDEDDDNHFRVSARNR